The following coding sequences lie in one Longimicrobium sp. genomic window:
- a CDS encoding peptidoglycan DD-metalloendopeptidase family protein, translated as MLLALALVAVSGCRDTGSPAGPASAAGAVPRALTAPAKCGQMLPGEGLRPDQWVRSCNGEAMLVLQTDGNVVEYDGVGALWVAPNTLGRGTSIFQMQHDGNLVAYNGALQPLWASNTAGNPSAWLAIQDDCALVIYRGPYPYGNGILWEMPKRCRPPAVSPVVGPYSLQCSWATFPTWDFCQHKTGYHRAGGGVAGADDTYAWDANQANGADAGKPVYATAPGRVVNYGGSVAPGGGSGAVLIEHNSGGRIWWSGYLHLTGIQVTVNQSVTAGTHIGYVGSVGATTPHLHYVMYNGSNTYGGLRSYNGQFTTRH; from the coding sequence ATGCTACTGGCGCTCGCGCTGGTGGCCGTGTCCGGGTGCCGGGACACCGGGAGCCCCGCTGGCCCCGCCTCTGCCGCGGGCGCGGTCCCGCGTGCCCTGACGGCACCCGCAAAGTGCGGCCAGATGCTGCCCGGCGAGGGACTGCGCCCCGATCAGTGGGTTCGCTCGTGCAACGGCGAGGCAATGCTGGTTCTGCAGACGGACGGGAACGTGGTGGAGTACGACGGAGTGGGCGCGCTGTGGGTGGCGCCCAACACCTTGGGCCGCGGCACGAGCATCTTTCAGATGCAGCACGACGGCAACCTGGTGGCATACAACGGCGCCCTTCAACCGTTGTGGGCATCCAACACCGCAGGGAACCCCAGTGCGTGGCTCGCCATTCAGGATGACTGCGCCCTGGTCATCTATCGAGGTCCCTACCCGTATGGGAACGGCATCCTCTGGGAGATGCCCAAGCGTTGCAGGCCACCCGCGGTTTCTCCGGTCGTGGGACCCTACAGCCTGCAGTGCTCCTGGGCGACGTTCCCCACCTGGGATTTTTGCCAGCACAAGACGGGCTACCACCGCGCGGGCGGCGGCGTGGCGGGCGCCGATGACACGTACGCCTGGGACGCCAACCAGGCAAACGGAGCCGATGCGGGGAAGCCGGTGTATGCCACCGCGCCCGGCCGGGTGGTGAACTACGGCGGCAGCGTCGCGCCGGGCGGCGGATCCGGGGCGGTCCTCATCGAACACAACTCCGGCGGACGGATCTGGTGGAGCGGGTATCTGCACCTGACCGGAATCCAGGTGACCGTGAACCAGTCGGTGACCGCGGGCACCCACATCGGCTACGTTGGCAGCGTGGGCGCCACGACACCGCACCTGCACTACGTGATGTACAACGGCTCGAACACGTATGGCGGACTACGTTCCTACAACGGCCAATTCACCACCAGGCATTGA
- a CDS encoding M61 family metallopeptidase, with product MGPIRYKLRIPEPHTHLLGVEMTAEGVHGPARLVMPSWTPGSYLMREFPRNVMQMEAADGAWRPLPFRKTDKNTWLVDAPPDGVLRARWVVNADELTVRTSHVDASHAYVNGASVFLYVEGRQDEPVEVAVEPPAGWRVTTALEEAGENVFRAAGYNELVDSPMEIGTHALVEWGVDGVPHRYAVWGRGNADPRRLAADTTRIVLAERELFGGGVPYPHFTFILHLASGGGGLEHRNSTSLLVDRWSFRGQAYEGVLGLVAHELFHAWNGKRLRPAVLGPFDYTREAYTRELWVVEGFTTYYTDLVLRRAGLIPPLRYLDKLAEQITRFAQLPGRAVQSLEDSSFDTWIKFYRPDANTPNATISYYQKGALVALLLDMEIRARTGNARSLDDVLRLLWERWGARDVGFPEGTVEAVAAEVAGADLSERFDVWLRSTQELDYTGLLNTAGLVLMSPREARERGIAPGGHPDAPGAAPVPREPRTGLQLKAEGGRTVVSNVQAGSAGWSAGVNAGDELVALDGFRIAAPDALTARLLEAPEGTRLPLTVFRRDELLTLSLPVVIGPPQQLLLRPSPTATPEQKRVLFDWLRMDAVGAGQPAPARPDGPRANFGPVPEPGRG from the coding sequence GTGGGCCCCATCCGGTACAAGCTCCGCATTCCGGAGCCCCACACGCACCTGCTGGGCGTGGAGATGACGGCCGAGGGGGTGCACGGCCCGGCGCGGCTGGTGATGCCCTCGTGGACCCCCGGCAGCTACCTGATGCGCGAGTTTCCGCGCAACGTCATGCAGATGGAGGCCGCCGACGGCGCGTGGCGGCCCCTGCCCTTCCGCAAGACCGACAAGAACACCTGGCTGGTGGACGCTCCCCCGGACGGCGTGCTGCGCGCCCGCTGGGTGGTGAACGCCGACGAGCTGACGGTGCGCACCAGCCACGTCGACGCCTCCCACGCGTACGTGAACGGCGCCAGCGTCTTCTTGTACGTCGAGGGGCGCCAGGACGAGCCCGTCGAGGTGGCCGTGGAGCCGCCCGCGGGGTGGCGGGTGACGACGGCCCTGGAGGAGGCGGGCGAGAACGTGTTCCGCGCGGCTGGCTACAACGAGCTGGTGGATTCGCCGATGGAGATCGGCACGCACGCGCTGGTGGAGTGGGGCGTGGACGGGGTGCCGCACCGGTACGCGGTGTGGGGCCGCGGCAACGCCGACCCGCGGCGCCTGGCGGCCGACACCACGCGCATCGTGCTGGCCGAGCGCGAGCTCTTCGGCGGCGGAGTGCCGTATCCGCACTTCACCTTCATCCTTCACCTGGCCAGCGGCGGCGGCGGGCTGGAGCACCGCAACAGCACCTCGCTGCTGGTGGACCGCTGGAGCTTTCGCGGACAGGCGTACGAGGGCGTGCTGGGGCTGGTGGCGCACGAGCTCTTTCACGCGTGGAACGGCAAGCGGCTGCGCCCGGCGGTGCTGGGGCCGTTCGACTACACCCGCGAGGCGTACACGCGCGAGCTGTGGGTGGTGGAGGGGTTCACCACCTACTACACCGACCTGGTGCTACGCCGCGCGGGGCTGATCCCGCCCCTGCGGTACCTGGACAAGCTGGCGGAGCAGATCACCCGCTTCGCGCAGCTTCCCGGGCGCGCGGTGCAGTCGCTGGAAGATTCGTCGTTCGACACCTGGATCAAGTTCTACCGGCCGGACGCCAACACGCCCAATGCCACCATCTCCTACTACCAGAAGGGCGCGCTGGTGGCCCTGCTGCTGGACATGGAGATCCGGGCGCGCACCGGCAACGCACGCTCGCTGGACGACGTGCTGCGCCTGCTGTGGGAGCGCTGGGGCGCGCGCGACGTGGGGTTTCCCGAGGGCACGGTGGAGGCCGTCGCGGCCGAGGTGGCTGGGGCGGACCTGTCGGAACGGTTCGACGTGTGGCTGCGGAGCACGCAGGAGCTGGACTACACGGGTTTGCTGAACACCGCCGGGCTGGTGCTGATGAGCCCGCGGGAGGCGCGGGAGCGGGGCATTGCGCCCGGCGGCCACCCCGACGCGCCGGGTGCCGCCCCCGTGCCGCGGGAGCCGCGGACCGGGCTGCAGCTGAAGGCCGAGGGCGGCCGCACGGTCGTCTCGAACGTGCAGGCGGGGAGCGCGGGGTGGTCCGCGGGGGTGAACGCCGGCGACGAGCTGGTGGCGCTGGACGGATTTCGCATCGCCGCGCCGGATGCGCTGACCGCACGGCTGCTGGAGGCGCCCGAGGGCACCCGACTGCCGCTGACCGTCTTTCGGCGCGACGAGCTGCTGACGCTGTCCCTTCCGGTGGTGATCGGGCCCCCACAGCAGCTGCTGCTGCGCCCGTCGCCCACCGCCACCCCCGAGCAGAAGCGGGTGTTGTTCGACTGGCTGCGGATGGACGCGGTGGGCGCCGGCCAGCCCGCCCCCGCCCGCCCGGACGGGCCGCGCGCGAACTTCGGCCCGGTGCCCGAGCCGGGCCGGGGTTGA
- a CDS encoding proline dehydrogenase family protein: MLKTSLLRLSESPTAKRIITRAPLSRGFAARFVAGDTLQEALDAARALNQAGLSVSLDFLGESVADRAEAEKAADMAVHILESITREGLNANLSIKPTQLGLDIDEAFCRRNVERVLSRARELGNGEGEIFVRMDMESSAYTERTIALVEGLWADGFRNVGTVLQSMLRRTADDVERLIRLGSRVRLVKGAYQEPDSVAFPDKADTDRMYVEEMKRLLEAGHYPAIATHDDAIIDATRRFVWERGIAKESFEFQMLYGVRRDLQTQLREEGYNVRVYVPFGDSWYPYLMRRLAERPANVLFMAGSVVKEARAGGKSLAKPVALGAGVVAGIAAVLAWRRGRR; the protein is encoded by the coding sequence ATGCTCAAGACGAGCCTGCTGCGCCTTAGCGAGAGCCCCACGGCCAAGCGCATCATCACCCGCGCCCCCCTGTCCCGCGGCTTCGCCGCGCGCTTCGTGGCCGGCGACACGCTGCAGGAGGCGCTGGACGCCGCCCGCGCCCTGAACCAGGCCGGGCTGAGCGTGTCGCTGGACTTCCTGGGCGAGTCCGTGGCCGACCGCGCCGAGGCGGAGAAGGCCGCCGACATGGCTGTCCACATCCTGGAGTCCATCACGCGCGAGGGGCTGAACGCCAACCTCTCCATCAAGCCCACGCAGCTGGGGCTGGACATCGACGAAGCGTTCTGCCGCCGCAACGTGGAGCGCGTCCTTTCCCGCGCCCGCGAGCTGGGCAACGGAGAGGGCGAGATCTTCGTGCGGATGGACATGGAGAGCAGCGCCTACACCGAGCGCACCATCGCCCTGGTAGAAGGCTTGTGGGCTGACGGGTTCCGCAACGTGGGCACGGTGCTGCAGTCCATGCTGCGCCGCACGGCCGACGACGTGGAGCGGCTGATCAGACTGGGCTCGCGGGTGAGGCTGGTGAAGGGCGCCTACCAGGAGCCGGACTCGGTGGCCTTTCCCGACAAGGCCGACACCGACCGCATGTACGTCGAGGAGATGAAGCGCCTGCTGGAGGCGGGGCACTACCCGGCCATCGCCACCCACGACGACGCCATCATCGACGCCACCCGCCGCTTCGTCTGGGAGCGCGGCATCGCCAAGGAATCGTTCGAGTTCCAGATGCTGTACGGCGTGCGCCGCGACCTGCAGACGCAGCTGCGCGAAGAGGGGTACAACGTGCGCGTGTACGTACCCTTCGGCGACTCGTGGTATCCGTACCTGATGCGCCGCCTGGCCGAGCGCCCCGCCAACGTGCTGTTCATGGCGGGGAGCGTGGTGAAGGAGGCGCGCGCCGGCGGGAAGAGCCTGGCCAAGCCCGTGGCGCTGGGCGCCGGCGTGGTGGCGGGGATCGCGGCCGTGCTGGCCTGGCGCCGCGGCCGGCGGTAG
- a CDS encoding zinc-binding dehydrogenase → MMQMRAAIFHDNGGPEVVRIEKVDRPSPGPGQVLVEVRAAALNHLDLWVRRGIPIETTMPHVGGSDVAGVIVEAGDGVDAGRMGERVVINPSLWCGQCRDCARGEHSMCERYRIWGEHTDGGFTEFVAVDADHAYRIPDDLSFEAAAALPISYQTAWRALVSRARLKPGEDVLVIGASGGTAIAAVQVARMMGARVFAVTSGVDKVSRLRELGADFVYDRLEVDWAKAVYKDTAKRGVDVVVENVGAATWAGSVRSLARGGRLVTYGGTAGPKVELDVRSVFWKQIEVIGTTMASRSEFEDMLRAVFAGRIRPVIDSVMPLDQAREAHERLEAGGQFGKIILVP, encoded by the coding sequence ATGATGCAGATGCGCGCGGCCATCTTTCACGACAACGGCGGCCCCGAGGTGGTCCGCATCGAGAAGGTCGATCGCCCGTCCCCCGGCCCCGGCCAGGTGCTGGTGGAGGTGCGCGCGGCGGCGCTGAACCACCTGGACCTGTGGGTGCGGCGCGGCATTCCCATCGAAACCACCATGCCGCACGTGGGCGGTTCCGACGTCGCCGGGGTGATCGTCGAGGCTGGCGACGGGGTGGATGCGGGGCGGATGGGCGAGCGGGTGGTGATCAATCCCTCGCTCTGGTGCGGCCAGTGCCGCGACTGCGCGCGCGGGGAGCACTCCATGTGCGAACGATACCGCATCTGGGGCGAGCACACGGACGGGGGATTCACGGAATTCGTCGCCGTGGATGCGGACCACGCGTACCGCATTCCCGACGACCTCTCCTTCGAGGCGGCCGCCGCGCTCCCCATCTCGTACCAGACGGCGTGGCGCGCCCTCGTCTCCCGCGCGCGCCTGAAGCCGGGCGAGGACGTGCTGGTGATCGGCGCATCCGGCGGCACCGCTATAGCCGCCGTACAGGTCGCGCGGATGATGGGGGCGCGCGTTTTCGCGGTGACGAGTGGGGTGGATAAGGTGTCGCGCCTCCGGGAACTAGGGGCGGACTTCGTCTACGACCGGCTGGAGGTGGACTGGGCGAAGGCGGTGTACAAGGACACGGCCAAGCGCGGCGTGGACGTCGTGGTCGAGAACGTCGGCGCGGCCACCTGGGCCGGGTCGGTGCGTTCCCTGGCGCGCGGCGGGCGGCTGGTGACGTACGGGGGCACGGCGGGTCCGAAGGTGGAGCTGGACGTGCGGTCGGTGTTCTGGAAGCAGATCGAGGTGATCGGGACCACGATGGCGTCGCGCTCGGAGTTCGAGGACATGCTGCGCGCGGTGTTCGCCGGACGCATTCGCCCGGTGATCGACAGTGTGATGCCGCTGGATCAGGCACGCGAGGCGCACGAGCGCCTAGAAGCCGGCGGCCAGTTCGGAAAGATCATCCTCGTCCCATAG
- a CDS encoding cold shock domain-containing protein, protein MSRQTGVVEFFKDDKGFGFIRPDDGGKDVFVHHSSIQMEGFKSLKRGDRVEYDIQEDPKGPRANNVTRVAEG, encoded by the coding sequence ATGTCGCGACAGACTGGGGTGGTCGAGTTCTTCAAGGACGACAAGGGGTTCGGCTTCATTCGTCCAGACGATGGCGGAAAGGACGTGTTCGTCCACCACTCGTCGATCCAGATGGAGGGGTTCAAATCCCTGAAGCGGGGCGACCGGGTGGAGTACGACATCCAGGAGGATCCGAAGGGTCCGCGCGCCAACAACGTGACGCGCGTGGCCGAAGGCTGA
- a CDS encoding metallophosphoesterase codes for MTSKNTVARWMGAAVGAGAAVGAYAVAVEPLWLQVTRPRIHVRGLHPDLEGFRIALLTDMHAGGGTPLWLIRRACRLAMAERPHLVALTGDFAHDKAKSFRPVLDAMSGLSAPHGVWAVPGNHDHTVGIDRWHAELEGHPVIRNLTNASELRRVGSATLCVAGVDDYREGQPSLRTLPPPEDRDFTLLLAHNPDQAEHARRAYDAVDLIVSGHTHGGQVRLPFVGAVRNPAEFDELYEEGLRRRPWTQVYTSRGVGTVGLTLRFLCRPEVAVLELTAAPRPARDSANV; via the coding sequence ATGACGAGCAAGAACACGGTGGCGCGGTGGATGGGGGCGGCGGTGGGCGCGGGGGCGGCGGTTGGGGCGTACGCCGTGGCGGTGGAGCCGCTGTGGCTGCAGGTGACGCGGCCCCGGATTCACGTGCGCGGGCTGCACCCGGACCTGGAGGGGTTTCGCATCGCCCTGTTGACGGACATGCACGCCGGCGGCGGAACGCCCCTGTGGCTGATCCGCCGCGCGTGCCGGCTGGCCATGGCCGAGCGCCCGCACCTGGTGGCGCTCACGGGCGACTTCGCGCACGACAAGGCCAAGAGCTTTCGGCCCGTGCTGGACGCGATGTCCGGGCTTTCGGCCCCGCACGGGGTGTGGGCGGTGCCCGGAAACCACGACCACACGGTGGGGATCGACCGCTGGCACGCGGAGCTGGAGGGGCACCCGGTGATCCGCAACCTGACCAACGCCTCGGAGTTGCGGCGGGTGGGCTCGGCCACCCTGTGCGTGGCCGGGGTGGACGACTATCGCGAGGGGCAGCCCTCGCTGCGGACGCTCCCCCCGCCGGAGGACCGCGACTTCACCCTGCTGCTGGCGCACAACCCCGACCAGGCGGAGCACGCCCGCCGCGCGTACGACGCGGTGGACCTGATCGTGAGCGGGCACACGCACGGCGGCCAGGTGCGGCTTCCGTTCGTGGGCGCGGTGAGGAACCCGGCGGAATTCGACGAATTGTACGAAGAGGGCCTGCGGCGCCGCCCGTGGACGCAGGTGTACACCTCGCGCGGGGTGGGCACGGTGGGCCTTACATTGCGCTTTCTCTGCCGCCCCGAGGTGGCCGTGCTGGAGCTCACGGCGGCCCCGCGTCCAGCCCGAGATTCGGCAAACGTTTGA
- a CDS encoding DUF3419 family protein, with the protein MGGIDSHASFSFIRYASVWEDADVLCEALAPVAHGGRLLSIASAGDNALALLTLDPAEVVAADLSPVQLACVELRIAAFRRLEHVQLLAFLGVTPSDERPRTYGRLRTDLSSSSRQFWDAQPDAVAGGVIHAGKFERYLRTFRDRVLPLVHSRHRIDRLMTPRSRVEREEFYDREWNTWRWRLMFRLFFSRAVMGRMGRDPAFFSHVEGSVGSRILARTRHALTALPVHTNPYAARIMTGHYPPEALPRYLRPQWFDAIRSRLDRVRLVRGPIESATDGPVDGYNLSDIFEYMSPAEHERCYAALVDRAAPGARLVYWNLLAPRARPDALAGEVKPLREMADALHARDLAWFYGALHVDEVAA; encoded by the coding sequence ATGGGCGGCATCGACAGCCACGCCTCGTTCTCGTTCATCCGCTACGCCAGCGTCTGGGAAGATGCGGACGTGCTGTGCGAGGCGCTGGCGCCCGTCGCGCACGGAGGCCGGCTGCTCTCGATCGCCTCCGCAGGCGACAACGCGCTGGCGTTGCTGACGCTGGACCCGGCGGAGGTCGTCGCCGCAGACCTGAGCCCGGTGCAGCTGGCGTGCGTGGAGTTGAGGATCGCCGCCTTCCGGCGGCTGGAGCACGTGCAGCTGCTGGCGTTCCTGGGCGTGACGCCCTCGGACGAGCGGCCGCGGACGTACGGGCGGCTGCGGACGGACCTCTCGTCCTCCAGCCGCCAGTTCTGGGACGCGCAGCCGGACGCGGTGGCGGGCGGGGTGATCCACGCGGGAAAGTTCGAGCGCTACCTGCGGACGTTTCGCGACCGCGTGCTGCCGCTGGTCCATTCCCGCCACCGCATCGACCGGCTGATGACGCCCCGCTCGCGGGTGGAGCGCGAGGAGTTCTACGACCGCGAGTGGAACACCTGGCGGTGGCGGCTGATGTTCCGCCTGTTCTTCAGCCGCGCGGTGATGGGGCGGATGGGGCGCGACCCCGCGTTCTTTTCGCACGTGGAAGGCTCCGTGGGCTCGCGGATCCTGGCGCGCACCCGCCATGCGCTGACCGCGCTCCCCGTGCACACCAATCCCTACGCCGCCCGCATCATGACGGGCCACTACCCGCCCGAGGCCCTGCCCCGCTACCTGCGGCCGCAGTGGTTCGACGCCATCCGCTCGCGGCTGGACCGCGTGCGCCTGGTTCGCGGGCCGATCGAATCCGCCACGGACGGCCCCGTCGACGGCTACAACCTTTCCGACATCTTCGAGTACATGAGCCCGGCGGAGCACGAGCGGTGCTACGCCGCCCTGGTGGACCGCGCCGCGCCCGGCGCCCGGCTGGTCTACTGGAACCTGCTGGCCCCGCGCGCCCGGCCCGATGCGCTCGCGGGCGAGGTGAAGCCGCTGCGCGAGATGGCGGACGCGCTCCACGCGCGCGACCTGGCCTGGTTCTACGGCGCCCTGCACGTGGACGAGGTGGCGGCGTGA
- a CDS encoding PEP/pyruvate-binding domain-containing protein gives MTDAAVLPSFVLVPGSEPAPATAIGGKARNLALLADAGIGVPPWIVITAAAFDRLVSAALTETDPDIVRTRIQSMELPADFRAEVAGALTAAGLSQSLLAVRSSAVDEDGAEASFAGQFDTVLGVRADGDGALWDAIRRVWASAFSAHAVAYRNRHGGVPPRMAVLIQAMVDAEAAGVAFSADPVHGDPATAVVSAVYGLGEGLVSGDLDADTYRVRFTGDEPGPVQTQVAEKDRAVRLEPDGGSRMVEVAWDLRARPALTDDEARRIATAARRLADHFGAPQDVEWALPAKGDGGERPLCILQTRPITTLGEPAPEPPRTVTPVADGEVRLWDNSNIVESYSGVTTPLTFSFARSVYEQVYLQFCRLLGVSEHLLDEHRHVFANMLGLIGGRVYYNLLNWYRVLALLPGYTVNREFMERMMGVREKLSDPPAVATVAGKWEDTGRTVKMAWRLIAAQRSLKREVPAFHARVDAALKPLAGVDLSTRPADELAVIYRDLEGKLLRHWRAPLVNDFFAMIFFGVLVRLVEQWLPGSPPTLANDLLVGEGGIISTEPAKRVLAMAERVAADPALSAVFASNTDDGRLWSRLGTEPAFAPFHGEVRAYLDQFGDRCANELKLETLTHGDDPSFIVRLIRTYAQAGTRQDGGHHEAEVRASAEGTVRQRLGGVRRRVFFAVLNQARTRIRDRENLRFERTRVFGAVRRIFLGIGARLAETGRLDDARDVLYLRVDEIFAHLDGTGVTADLRSLSRLRRAEFAAYERAPAPPDRFETRGPAADYVAALVPAVAPSGELRGTGCSPGVVRAPVRIVRDPHHAGELAGHILVAERTDPGWTLIFPAVEGVLVQRGSLLSHSAIVARELALPCIVGIPGLMDTLRDGEMVEMDGTAGTLRRLDGVEG, from the coding sequence GTGACGGACGCGGCCGTGCTCCCCTCGTTCGTCCTCGTCCCCGGCAGCGAGCCGGCGCCCGCCACGGCAATCGGTGGCAAGGCTCGCAACCTGGCCCTGCTCGCAGATGCCGGGATCGGCGTACCGCCGTGGATCGTGATCACCGCGGCCGCGTTCGACCGTCTCGTCTCGGCCGCGTTGACGGAGACCGATCCCGACATCGTCCGCACGCGAATCCAGTCGATGGAGTTGCCCGCGGACTTCCGTGCGGAGGTGGCGGGCGCGCTGACGGCCGCGGGACTCAGTCAGTCGCTGCTGGCGGTGCGGTCGTCCGCGGTGGATGAGGACGGGGCGGAAGCGTCGTTCGCCGGGCAGTTCGACACCGTCCTGGGCGTCCGCGCGGATGGAGACGGCGCGCTGTGGGATGCGATCCGGCGCGTGTGGGCGTCCGCGTTCAGCGCGCATGCGGTGGCGTATCGAAACCGGCACGGGGGCGTGCCTCCGCGCATGGCCGTGCTGATCCAAGCGATGGTGGACGCGGAAGCCGCCGGCGTGGCGTTTTCGGCGGACCCGGTGCACGGCGACCCGGCCACGGCCGTCGTCAGCGCCGTCTACGGCCTGGGCGAGGGGCTGGTGAGCGGCGACCTGGATGCGGACACCTACCGCGTCCGCTTCACGGGCGACGAGCCGGGGCCGGTGCAGACGCAGGTGGCGGAAAAGGACCGCGCGGTACGCCTTGAGCCCGACGGCGGCAGCAGGATGGTGGAGGTCGCCTGGGATCTGCGTGCGCGCCCCGCGCTCACGGACGACGAGGCGCGGCGGATCGCCACGGCGGCGCGCCGCTTGGCGGACCACTTCGGCGCACCGCAGGACGTGGAGTGGGCGCTCCCCGCGAAGGGCGACGGCGGCGAGCGGCCACTCTGCATCCTGCAGACGCGCCCCATCACCACGCTGGGCGAGCCCGCGCCGGAGCCGCCGCGGACCGTTACACCCGTGGCGGATGGCGAGGTGCGGCTGTGGGACAACAGCAACATCGTCGAGAGCTACAGCGGCGTTACGACGCCGCTGACGTTCAGCTTTGCGCGCTCCGTCTACGAGCAGGTGTACCTGCAGTTCTGCCGCCTGCTGGGCGTGAGCGAGCACCTGCTCGACGAGCACCGGCACGTGTTCGCCAACATGCTGGGGCTGATCGGCGGGCGCGTGTACTACAACCTGCTCAACTGGTACCGCGTGCTGGCGCTGCTTCCGGGCTACACCGTCAACCGCGAGTTCATGGAGCGGATGATGGGCGTGCGCGAGAAGCTTTCCGATCCGCCCGCCGTTGCAACGGTGGCGGGAAAGTGGGAAGACACGGGGCGCACCGTGAAGATGGCGTGGCGCCTGATCGCGGCGCAGCGCTCGCTGAAGCGCGAGGTGCCAGCCTTTCACGCCAGGGTGGACGCCGCGCTGAAGCCGCTGGCGGGCGTGGACCTTTCCACCCGCCCGGCGGACGAGCTGGCCGTCATCTACCGCGACCTGGAAGGCAAGCTGCTGCGCCACTGGCGTGCGCCGCTGGTGAACGACTTCTTCGCGATGATCTTCTTCGGCGTGCTGGTGCGCCTGGTGGAGCAGTGGCTCCCCGGCTCGCCGCCCACGCTGGCGAACGACCTGCTCGTCGGCGAGGGCGGCATCATCAGCACCGAGCCGGCCAAGCGCGTGCTGGCGATGGCGGAACGTGTGGCGGCCGATCCCGCGCTCTCCGCTGTGTTCGCGTCCAACACGGATGACGGGCGGCTCTGGTCGCGGCTGGGAACGGAGCCGGCGTTCGCCCCCTTCCATGGTGAGGTGCGCGCGTACCTGGACCAGTTCGGCGACCGCTGCGCAAACGAGCTGAAGCTCGAAACGCTGACCCATGGCGACGACCCGTCGTTCATCGTCCGCCTGATCCGCACCTATGCCCAGGCTGGCACGCGACAGGACGGCGGCCACCATGAAGCAGAGGTGCGCGCCTCCGCGGAGGGCACGGTCCGCCAGCGGCTGGGCGGGGTCCGCCGGCGCGTGTTCTTCGCCGTCCTCAACCAGGCGCGGACGCGCATTCGCGACCGGGAGAACCTGCGGTTCGAGCGGACGCGCGTGTTCGGCGCGGTGCGGCGCATCTTCCTGGGCATCGGCGCGCGGCTAGCGGAAACGGGGCGGCTGGACGATGCGCGGGACGTCCTGTACCTGCGCGTGGACGAAATCTTCGCGCACCTGGACGGCACGGGCGTCACGGCGGACCTGCGCTCCCTGTCCAGGCTGCGCCGCGCGGAGTTTGCCGCCTACGAGCGCGCCCCCGCCCCGCCGGACCGCTTCGAGACCCGCGGCCCGGCGGCGGACTACGTCGCGGCGCTCGTCCCCGCGGTGGCGCCTTCGGGCGAGCTGCGCGGCACCGGGTGCTCGCCGGGCGTGGTGCGCGCGCCGGTGCGCATCGTCCGCGACCCGCACCACGCGGGCGAGCTGGCCGGCCACATCCTGGTCGCGGAGCGCACGGACCCGGGGTGGACGCTCATCTTTCCCGCCGTGGAAGGGGTGCTCGTGCAGCGCGGGTCGCTGCTCAGCCACTCGGCCATCGTGGCCCGGGAGCTGGCGCTGCCGTGCATCGTGGGCATCCCGGGGCTGATGGATACGCTGCGCGACGGCGAGATGGTGGAGATGGACGGCACCGCGGGTACGCTGCGGCGGCTGGACGGGGTGGAGGGGTAG